The genomic DNA CCGGCGCTGCGATCCCGTTGCCGGTCGGCGACCGCCGCCTCTCGGTCGTCGTCGCCGGCCCGGAATTCCGCATTGGTCCCAGGGTCGGCGAGGTCGCCGCGCTGATCGCGCGCACGGTCGATCGGCTGCGGCCGAAGGCGCCGGCTTGACGCTGCGGTCTCAGTCGAAACCTTGAACGGGCGGCGTCGAACTCTGCGCCGGTACGGCAGGCGCGGCTTGAACCGGCGGCGGGGCCGGATTGGCGGCCGCTCTCATCTGGCCATTGGCCTCCATCGCCTGGCGCATACGCGGTTGGTTCCTGGCCGCGGCTGCGCGACGCGGCGGCGGCCGATGTCCTGCCGAGCGCGAACCTCTCACGCCCCACGATCGCGCGATCGAAGGTCCCGCGGTGTAGCCGATCAAGGCGCCGGCGACCGCGCCGACCGGTCCCAGCACGACCGCGCCCGTCACCGCGCCGAGCGCCGCGTCCCCCGCACGCTCCTGCGCAACCGCGCTCACGGGCACAAAGGCCAGCAATGCGACAGCAGTGATCAGAGCTTTGGTCATCGGAGCGTCTCCCTCACGGGAAACCACTCCTGCTCAAATATGGCCGCACGAGGTTCGCTTGCCGGCCAACAAATGGCAATCGCCGGGTGGAACCGGGCGTCGGGCGACGGTGGCACTCCTCCCGCCGGTGCGCACATCGTCATGGCCGGGACGAGCCCGGCCATGACGATGTGGAGACCAGGTTGCCGCAAATCGCTCAAACGCGATCGTCCGGCCGCACAGGGAGGGCGAAAGCAGCTACACGATCTTGATCGACATATCCGGCAAGCCTTCGAGCTTGCACAGCAGCACGTCGCCCTTCACGACGGGACCGACATTCTCCGGCGTGCCGGAATAGATGATGTCGCCGGCTTTCAACTCGAACGCTTCCGACAGCTTTGCGATCTGCTCGGCCACGCTCCAGATCATCTTGCTGAGATCCGAGTTCTGCTTGACCGTGCCGTTGACCGCCAGCGAGATCGCGCCCTTCTCGAAATGGCCGGTCTTGCTGGCGGGGTGAATCGGGCCGAGCACCGCGGCGTGGTCAAAGCTCTTGCCGATCTCCCAGGGCTTCTTCTCCGCGGCCATGCCGTTCTGAAGGTCGCGCCGGGTCATGTCGAGGCCGAGCGCGTAGCCATAGACGTGGTCGAGCGCCTTATCGACGGGGATATTGGTGCCGCCGGATTTCAGCGCAGCGACCAGCTCGACCTCGTGATGATAGTTCTTGGTCAGCGACGGATAGGGATGATCGGCAACCTCGCCGACCGCGACGTTCTGGATCGCGTCGGTCGGCTTCTGGAAGAAGAACGGCGGCTCGCGGTTCGGATCCGAGCCGCGCTCGATCGCGTGTGCGGCATAATTGCGCCCGATGCAGTAGATGCGCCGGACCTGGAACACCTCTTTCTCGCCGACGATCGGGATGGTCACCATCGGTACCGGAAAGATCGGCTTGGGTCCAGCCTGCGCTGCGGCCGGAACGACGTCGGCCATGGTTGCCGCGGTCGCGACGGCGGCAGTTGCAAGCAGATCGCGTCGCGTCGGTGAGGTCCGTTTCATCTCGGGGCTCCCTTCCTTGTCGTTGGGCCGCTTCAGGCGCGCCGCTCCGGCTGATAGTCGATCTTCAGCGTGCCAGCAACAGGAACGCCGCGGTGCGGGCTTCAAACATCTTGACAGCTGCTTCGCGCTGAATATTTTTTTCGTCGAGAAAGCACTTTCTCACCCTCGAGAATCAAAGGATCCAAAGCGACCGTCTGGAGAGACGATGATGCTTGATGAGAATTTGGCCCGTATACGCGCGCACCGCAACAATATTCACCGCTATCGGCGGCTGCTGAAAACAAGGCTGTCGCGGCTGGAGCGCAATTTCATAGAGCGGCGCCTCGTAGAAGAGAAGTCGGCGCTCGATGCGCTGACCGCGGCGACCTTCCCTGTTGGCTTCCGCGCACCCGGGGTGACGGCCGAGGTGATGGGGGTGGCGCAATGAACAGTCAGCGGGCGCTGCTCATTCGCGGCAGCGAAAAGGTGATCGGCCATTACGAGCTTCTGCTCGCGAGCGCCAAGACCGAGCATGAGCGCGAGCTTTATCAGCAGCGCATCGAGCGCGAACGTCGGCTGATCCGCGACCTGCAGGACGAGCCGGATTATCGCGCCGCCTAACTTGCTCCGCCTCTGCCGCTTGCGGGGGAGGCGGAGACACCCTCTCCCCGGCCCTCCCCGCGAGCGGGGAGGGAGCGCACCTCCGTCATCGCGGCAATTGAACCTCATCCCGTCATGCTCTAGCGAACGAGGCGATTGGGGCCTGCGAGCGCACTGCTTGATTGGTTCGCCGGTGCCACCCGCACGGTCGCGGTGAGCGGTGTGCCATTGCGCAGCAGATTGAGCCTCACCTCCTCGCCGACACGTGCCAGGCCAATCGTATTGCGGAGTTGTGCGGCGGTGCGGATCGGACGCTCGTCGGCAGCGGTCACGACGTCACCCTTGCGCAGGCCTGCCCTCTCGGCGGGCGAGTCTGTAGCGATCTCGGCGATCACGGCGCCCTGGGTCAGTCCCTTGTTGATCGACGGATGCAGGTCTTTCAGAGAGACACCGATGCGACCGCGCTCGACGCGGCCGCTCGCGACGATCTGCTCCATCACCTTGCGCGCCATGTTGACCGGAATGGCAAAGCCAATGCCGACATTTCCGCCGGCAGGCGAGATGATCGCCGAGTTGATGCCGACCAGTTCGCCGCGCAGGCTGACCAGCGCCCCGCCGGAATTGCCTGGATTGATCGCAGCATCGGTCTGGATGAAATCCTCATAGCCCTGCTTGCCGAGGCCGGTGCGGCCGAGCGCGCTGACGAGGCCCGATGTCACGGTCTGCCCGAGCCCGAAGGGATTGCCGATCGCGAGCACGAAATCGCCAACGTCGAGTGCGTCGCTGTCGCCGAAGGGCAGCGCCTTGAGGCCCGTGGGGTTCTGGACCTGGAGCACGGCCACGTCGGTCGGCGGATCGCGTCCGACCACCTTGGCGGAGAACTGCCGACCATCCTTGGTCGTGATCTGAACGGCAGACGTGCCTTCGACCACGTGATTGTTGGTCAGCACATAACCGCGCTCGGCATCGACGATCACCCCGGAGCCGGTCGCGTTGACCTCCTTTTCAATCTGCCGGGGAACGTCGAAGAACTCGCGAAACAAGGGATCGCGATAGAGCGGGTTGTCCTCGCGCACGCGGCCGTGCACGGAAATGTTGACCACGGCGGGTGTCACCCGGCGCACCAGAGGCGCCAGGGTCGGCACCGAGCCGCCGGTCTTCATGTCGGGGATTTGGCCGGCAGCAGGCTGTGACGCCGTGAGCGTCAGCATCAGCATCGCCAGCAAGAGCGGACGCACAGCGTTCATCTTTTTTCCTGCCGCCTTGTATGGATATCGCAGAACGGGGTGGCTCACTCGCCGTCGCGTGACGCGGCGATCCAGCCTTGCATGGCGAGGAACGGAGCGGCGAAGGTCGCCGAAACCTGGCCGAGCAACACCAATCCCAGAACAGTCTGCGTGAGCATCATGGATCATGCCCCTCAGCGGCGGCCCAGGGCCGCCGCAGCCGCATCGGCACGCCGCCGCCGCGCGGCGGATCGTCATTGTCGTTGTCGCCGTCGAGCTTGCGCAAGCAAGCCAGGATATCGGCGAGCCGTACCGTGTGGCTCATCCCGGGGATCTCGCGTAAGCCGGGACAGGATTCGACCGCGTACATGTCGGATGCCCAGGACGACAGGATGATCCGCTTCTCCGGCGGAGAGAGTTCCTCAGCATTCAGGACATCGTCAGGCGAATCGTAATGGGCTGCAGGGTAAAATAGCGGATTGGGAGTCCCGGCATTGCTATTCACGTTGGTCATTTCTGAACCTCCCCTCATGCTCCTTTCCAAGGGACGAGCTTGTTGACGACGAGACGGCGGCGACAATCGCCGCCGTCCAGCTTGATGCTGTTGGTTGCAACAGCGAGAGCTTAAGCCGCTTTCTTCTGCTCGATCTGCGAGGCCGCAGGCGCGGCACCCGTGATCGGAATCCGGCGGGGCTTCATGGCTTCCGGAACCTCGCGGACGAGGTCGATGATCAGCAGCCCGTCCTGGAACGAGGCCTGCTTCACCTGGACATAGTCGGCAAGGTTGAACACGCGCCGGAAGGGCCGCGCAGCGATGCCCTGGTACAGATATTCCCGCGCGGCGGTCTCGGGTTTCCTGCCCTCGATCGTCAGCGCATTCTGTTCGGCCGTCACCGTGACGTCGCTGGCGCCGAAGCCCGCCACCGCGAGGCTGATCCGGTAATGGTCCTCGCCGGAGCGTTCGATGTTGTAAGGGGGATAATTGTCCTCGGTCGCCTGGCGCAGCGTGCTGTCGACGAGGTCGGCCAGGTGATCGAAGCCGATGGTGGAACGCCACAGGGGCGCGAAGTCGAAACTGGTCCTCATAACCAAGTCCTCCTGAGAGCAAGATGGATACGAAGGAGCGCAGGACAGGATCCCAGACGAGGTCCGAAGCCGGCCCGGCGCCCGCACCGGACCCGATACGGGCGTCCGGCACACCGCTCTCGCGGCGAAAAACGACTTAGAAAATCAGAAATAGCTTTCAAGGGGCGGTTCAAAAATTTTTAGAGCCCGACAGAGACCCAGAGATATTCGCTATTGACAAACTAATTCGCTTATATCTAACTTTTCTAGGACCAGCCCGCCGCGCCATGCGGCCAATAAGAGAGAGGAAACAACCATGAGAGGGCTTCTGGCCTGCGCCTTGCTCGCGGCCATGACATCGGCTGCCGTAACCACAGCCGCGACCGCGCAAGTCTCCGACGACGCGGTGCGGATCGGCGTGCTGACGGATCTGTCGAGCTGGGGCCGTGACAATTCGGGGCCAGGCTCGGTCGAGGCGGCAAAGATGGCGGTGGAGGAATTCGGGCCGACCGTGCTCGGCAAGCCGATCGAGATCATCAGCGCCGACCACCAGATGAAGACCGATGTCGGCGTGCAGATCGTGCGCGGCTGGTTCGACAACGGCAAGGTCGATGCCGTCGTCGACATCCCCAATTCCGGCATCGCGATCGCCGTGCACAACATGGTGCGCGAGCGTAACAAGATCGCGCTGCTCTCCGGCCCCGGCGCGAGCTCGCTGACCGACGAGCTGTGCAGCCCCAACACCGTGCACTTCACCTACGACACCTATGCGCTGTCCAAGGTGACGGCCTCAGCCGTGATCAAGGAAGGCGGCAAGTCCTGGTACTTCATCACCGCCGACTACGCCTTCGGCCAGCAGCTCGAGAAGGACGCGACGCGCTTCATCAATGAGATGGGCGGCAAGGTGCTCGGCGGCGTCAAGCATCCGACCAACACCGCGGACTTCTCGTCCTTTGCGCTGCAGGCGCAGAGCTCGAAAGCCGACGTCGTCGCCTTCGCCAATGCGGGCCAGGACACCGACAACGCCATCAAGCAATCCGGCGAGTTCGGCCTCGTGCAGGGCGGCCAGAAGCTGGTTGGCCTGCTGATGTTCGACACCGACGTGCACGCGGTCGGCCTCAAAGCCGCGCAAGGCACCTATATGACGACGGCGTCGTACTGGAACATGGACGAGGCGACGCGCGCCTGGTCGAAGAAGTTCTATGAGCGAACCAAGGTGATGCCGACCATGATCCATACCGGCGTCTATGGCTCGGTCCTGCATTACCTGAAAGGCATCAAGGCCGCCGGCACCGACGATTCCGCCAAGGTGATGGCCAAGATGCGCGAGCTACCGATCGAGGATATCTTCGTCCACGGCGGCAAGTTGCGCGAGGACGGCCGCGTCATCCGCGACATGTATCTCGCCAAGGTGAAATCGCCCGACCAATCGAAGGAACCGTGGGACTATCTGGACATCGTCAAGACCGTGAAGGGCGAGGACGCCTTCCGCCCGGTCTCCGAGTCCAAATGTCCGCTGCTGAAGAAGTGAGGTCCAGATGACAGGCAACGGGCATGGCGCAAGCGAAACCTACGAGTGCGATGTGCTCGTGGCCGGATCGGGCTGCTCCGGCATGTCGGCCGCGATCACAGCCCGCTCCCGCGGCCTCGACGTCTTGATCGTCGAGAAGGAGCCGCGCTTCGGCGGCACCACCGCCCGCTCCGGAGGCTGGCTCTGGATTCCCGGCACCTCGCTGGCGAAGGCCTATGGCATCGCGGAAACGCCGGAGCAGGCCCGCACTTATTTGCGGCACGAAGCCGGCAACAATTTCGATGCGGAACGCGTCGATGCATTTCTCACGGCCGGCCCCGAGGCGGTCGATTTCTTCACCACCAAGACGGCGCTGCGCTTCGACATGCCGCTGGTGTTTCCGGACTATCACGCCGAGGCGCCCGGCGGCGCGCAAGGCGGTCGCTCCATGGTGACGCGTCCGTTCGACGGCCGCGAGCTCGGCGACCTCATCAAGTCGCTGGGCATGCCGCTGCCCGAGCTCACCGTGTTCGGCATGATGCTCGGAAGCGGCAAGGAGATCATCCACTTCATGCGCGTGACGAAGTCGCTGACCTCCGCGGTCTACGTCGCCAAACGCCTGTCGCGACACCTGATGGACGTGCTGCGCTATGGCCGCGGCATGATGCTGACCAATGGCAATGCGCTTGCGGGGCGCCTTGCCAAATCCGCGCTCGACCTGAAGATTCCGATGTGGCTGTCCTCGCCCGTGCGCGAGCTGACGGTCGAGAACGGTGCGGTCACCGGCGCCATCGTGTCGCGCGAGGGACGCGAAGTCCGCGTCTGCGCGCGACACGGCGTCGTACTCGCCTGCGGCGGTTTCCCGCACGACGTCGAGCGCCGCAAAAAGATGTTTCCGCACGCGCCGACCGGGAACGAGCATTATTCGCCGGGGCCTACCGGCAACACCGGTGACGGCCTGCGTCTCGCTGAACGCGCCGGCGGCCATGTCGAGGACCGCCTGCCCAACGCGGCGGCCTGGGTGCCGGTGTCGCTGACGACGCGCAAGGACGGCTCGAAGGGCGTGATGCCGCATTTCATCGACCGCGCCAAGCCCGGCGTCATCGCGGTGATGCGCGACGGCAAGCGCTTTGCCAATGAGGGCAACTCCTATCACGACTTCGTCCAGGCCATGATCAAGGCGGCCAAGCCCGGCGAGGAGATCGCGGCCTATCTCGTCTGCGATCACAAGACGCTGCGCAAATATGGCCTCGGCTGCGTGCCGCCCTTCCCGATGCCGCTGGGTCATCACCTCGAGACCGGCTATCTCATGCGCGGCGATACGCTGGAGGCGCTGGCGGCGAAGACCGGCATCGATGCCAGGGCATTCGCCGAGACGGTCAGGCAGTTCAATGCGACCGCGCCGCAAGGTCATGACGCCGCCTTCGGCAAGGGTTCGAAGGCCTATAACCGCTACCAGGGCGATGCGATGCACGGCCCGAATCCCTGCGTCGCGCCAATCGAGAACGGGCCGTTCTATGCCATCAAGATGGTGGTCGGCGACCTCGGCACCTATGCCGGCATCGTCACCGACGCGAATGCCCGGGCGCTCGATGCCGAGGGACGGGTGATTCCCGGGCTTTATGCCGCCGGCAACGACATGGCGAGCATCATGGGCGGCAATTATCCCGGCGCCGGTATCACGCTTGGGCCCGCGCTGACCTTCGGCTACATTGCCGGCCGGCATCTCGCCGACAGCGCCGCCAAGCGCGACGCGGCCTAAAGCCAAGCGCATCGGAGGCGCATGAAGAGAGAAAGCCGCGGCATTCAGTCCATCGAGGTCGGCGGAGAACTGCTTCGCGCGCTCGCCCGCAGCGGCGAGCCGATGATGCTGCGCGATCTCGCGCGCGAGGCCGGCATGACGCCGGCCAAGGCGCACCCTTATCTTGCCAGCTTCTCGCGCATCGGCCTGATCGAGCAGGACGAGACCACCGGCCGCTACGAGATCGGCGCGCTGGCGCTGGAGCTCGGCCTGATCAGCCTGCGCCGGCTCTCCGGCGTGCACATCGCAAGGCCGAAGATCGCCGCGCTCGCGAGCCAGATCGGACATGCGGTGTCCCTCGCCGTATGGGGCACGCACGGTCCGACCGTGGTCCAGCTCGAAGAGCCGGCTCAGCCGGTCCACATCGTCATGCGCGCCGGCTCGGTGATGGCATTGCTGGAGACCGCGACCGGCCGGGCGTTTGCGGCCTTCCTGCCGGAGAAGACGATCAACGCCGCGCTCGAGAGCGGCCTCGACCGTCACGGCGTCGGTTACAATCCCAAGCGCGCGGTGAAGGGCGCCAAGGTCGCGGAGATGCTGACCGAGGTGCGCAAGCACGGCCTCGCCCGCGCGCTCGGCGATCCCCTGCCCGGCGTCAACGCGTTCTCGGCCCCCGTGTTCGACCATTCCGGTCACGTCGCGCTGGTCATCACCGCGATGGGGCCGGAAGGTACCTTCGATGCGCGCTGGGACAGCCCGATCGCGCATGCTTTGCGGGATTGCGCCGGCGGCATCTCGAAGCGGCTGGGTCACGGGATCACCGCTGCCGCGGAGTGAGTGCCTCTATTTCTCCTTCACCGGCACCGTGTAGTTCAGGATCAACCGCCCACCGTCCGGATAGATCGTCTGTCCCGTGATGTAGGACGCATCGTCACTCGCGAGGAACGCGACGACGGAGGCCACCTCGCTCGGCTCACCGCCGCGCCCCGCAGGCGTGCGGGACATCACGGTCTTGCGGGCCTCCTCCGATGTGTAGATCGACGACGCGACCATGTCGGTCAAAATCGTGCCCGGCCCGACCGCCACGACCCGGATGTTGTGCGGAGCGAGCGCGACGGCGGCGACCGACGTCAGCTGCTTCATGCCGCCCTTGGACATCGCATAGGTCGCGAGAGCCGGGATCGCCAGCAGCGCGTTCACCGAGGACATGTTGATGATGACGCCGCCGCCACCTTGCGCGATCATCTGCTTGGCCGCGGCCTGCACACCGAAGAACGCACCCTTCAGGTTGATGCCGATGATCTCGTCGAACTCCTCTTCGGAGATCTCCAGGATGTCCCGGTTGCGGGCGACGCCCGCATTGTTGACCATGATGTCGAGCCGGCCGAATTCCTTCACGGCGGTGGCGACGAGCTGATCGACATCGGCACGCTTGGCCACGTTGCCGACAACGGTGCGCAGGGCGTCCGGGCGGCCCAACTCGGCGGCCGTCGCGGCAAGGCCCTGGGCATCGACGTCGGAGATGACGACCTTGACGCCGTCGTCCAAAAATCTCTTCGCACAGGCCTTGCCGATGCCGCGCGCCGCGCCGGTGATGGCGGCGACCTTGCCGGATAGTTTCATGGGCTCACTCCAGGACTTGTGACGATGTCGCGGACGCGCTCACGCAAAGACGCGCGGGCGCAGTCCAGCATGAAACCAGGTGATCATGGAATAGATGTCGTAGACGGGCAACCCGACCTCGGCCTGAAGCGCCGCCGCGTAAGGCGGCATGTTGGTGCATTCGAGCACGATGGCGCCGACGTCAGGATTCTTGGCGACGAGCTGCTTGCCGGCCTCGACCACGTCGCGCTCGGCCTGTGCGATGTCCATGTCGTCCTTCTCGGCCTTGATCAGGACGCGAAAGAACTCCTTGCCGTTCTCGGTGCCGACCAGCGGCGTATCGAGCGGCACGCCGGCGCCTTCGAGATGGGCCGGCGTCAGGGTCGAGCCCGAGACCGTGACGAGACCGACGCGCTTGCCCGGCGGCAGGGTCGCCTGCACCCACGGCACCTGCATCAGCGACGAGGTCGCAACGGGCACGCCGACCGCGGCCGCGATCTCCTTCTGGAACAGCGAGAGGAAGCCGCAATTGGTCGTGATGGCTTCGGCGCCCAGCCGCACCAGATCCTTCGCCGCGTCGATGAAGTCAGGCAGCAGGCCGGCCGCGCCCTTCAGCACCACCTTCTCGGGAGAGGCGCCGCTCACCACGCGATAGAGCACGGGAAACGGCCAGGTCGTGCCGTTGCCCATGTCGCCGGGAATGCGGGGAAAGCGCGCTTCCAGCATCAAGATGCCGAGCGGCGCACCATAGATGGCCTTGCCGCCACGGGCGATCCGGGATGACGAGTTGGCAGGATAAGTCATGTTGCGACCTCAGAGGAAACGTTCGGGCGCGAAAGGGAGAAGCGGAATTTCGGGCGGCTTGCCGCTGAGGAGCTGCGCGACAAGGCGGCCGGTACGGGCCGAGCCGACCAGGCCGACATGGCCATGGCCGAAAGCATAGACGATATCACGCGAGGCGCGCGCATGGCCGATACAGGGGCGCCCGTCCGGCATGCTCGGCCGATGGCCGAACCACGTCTTGATGCGCGAAGCTGGAATGTCCTTCGGCAGTTTCGGGAACATGCCGAGAAGATGATCGCGCAGGATCTCGGCGCGTTTCCAGTTCGGCGCGGCCTCAAGGCCCGCGATCTCGACGGTGCCGGCGGCGCGCAGGCCCTTGTTGGTCCAGTTCACCACCATCTTGGCGTCAGACGCCATCATCGAACTGCGCGGACCTGTTTCCGGATTCTCGATCATGACGTGATAGCCGCGCTCGGTCTCCAGCGGCAGGAAATCGCCGACGGAGGCGGTGAGCTGCTTCGATCGCGCACCGGCGGCCACCACCGCAGCATCGCAAGGTATCTCGCCGGTCTCGGTGACAACGGCGACGAGCTTGTCGCCGTCGAGCCTCAAGCCGGTCGCCTTGGCCCGTATATGCTTGGCTCCGCCAGCGGTCGCATGATTGGCGAGGGCTGCGACATAAGCGCCGGGATCGCGGCAGCGGCCGGCCTCTTCCACCACCACGCCAAAGGTGTAGCGCGAATGCAGGTCAGGCTCGCGCTGGCGCATCTCGTCGGCGGAAAGCTCCAGCCATTCGACGCCGACCTTCCGGCGCAGGCGCCAGCCGAGATCATTGTCGAAATTGCCGCGCGAGGGAAACACATGCATGACGCCATTGCGCTCGATCAGCTCGGGGACACCAGCTTCTTCGGCCAGCTTCCGGTGCAGCAGCGGCGCGTCCTTGAGGAGATCGCGTAGCGCGAACGCCGTGGTCTCAACCCGCGCCGCGGTCCACCCCGAGAGCAGATATTTGATCAGCCAAGGCAGCGCCTTCGGCAGATACGACCAGCGGATCGCGAGCGGCCCTAACGGGTCCATCAAATAGCCCGGCACCTTCTTCCAGATGCCCGGCTCGGCCGGCGGGATCACCGAATGCGACGACAGCCAGCCGGCATTGCCATAGCTTGCCGCCTGCTCGCCGCCGGGCTCGCCCGGATCGATCAGCGTGACGCGGTGGCCCTCGCGCAGCGCCTCGATGGCGCTGATCACACCGACCGCGCCAGCACCGATGATGGCGACATGGCGACCGGGCGCCATCGCTTTAAGCCTTCACCGCCGGCGTAAAGTCCTTGCCGACGGAGATCGCCCTGGGATCGATGATGCAGTGGAGGATCGACGGCTTGCCCGAGGCCAGCGCGCGCTCGAACGCCGGCGCGAACTCTTCCGTGCGCTCGACGCGCTCGCCATGTCCGCCGAACGCCTTCGCATACATCGCAAAGTCGGGATTCTTGAGCTGGGTGCCGACGACGCGGCCGGGATAATCGCGCTCCTGGTGCATGCGGATGGTGCCGTATTGCGCATTGTCGACGACGATGGCGATCAGCGGCGCATCGTACTGCACGGCGGTGGCGAACTCCTGGCCGTTCATCAGGAAGCAGCCGTCGCCGGCGAAGGCGACGACGATCCGATCCGGATATTGCCGTTTCGCAAGCACCGCCGCTGGCACGCCATAGCCCATCGAGCCCGAGGTCGGCGCCAGCTGCGCCGCAAAGCTGTGGAAGCGGTGATGGCGATGGATCCATCCGGCATAATTGCCGGCGCCATTGCAGACGATGGCGTCCTTCGGCAGCCGGTCGCGCAGCCAGGTCATGACCTGGCCGTACTGGAACGTGCCGGGCAGCTCGCGCGCCTTGTCGGTCCAGGCGAGGTAATCGGCATGCGCCTTGGCGGCCTCGCCCTTCCAGGCAATTGCGCCCGCGGGCTTCAGCGTCTCGACGGCGGCAGCGAACGCGGCGGGCGTTGCCTGGATCGCCAGATCAGGCTGATAGACGCGGCCGAGCTCTTCGGAGCCGGGATGTACGTGAACCAGCTTCTGCTTCGGATTGGGAATGTCGAACAGTGTGTAGGACGAGGACGGCATCTCAGACATGCGGCCGCCGATCAGCAGGACGACGTCGGCGTTGTCGATGCGCGCCTTCAGACCCGGGCTCGGTCCGATGCCGAGATCGCCGGCATAATGCGAATGATCGGCATCGATCAGCGAGGCCCGGCGGAACGAGGTCGCGACCGGCAGGTCGAAGCGCTCGGCAAAGCGCGCGATGCTCTTGGTCGCCTCGTCGGTCCAGCGCGAGCCGCCGAGGATGACCAGCGGCGCCTTGGCGCCCGCGAGCATGGCGCCGAGCTTTTCGAGATCGGCCGGGGCGGGCCAGCTCACCGCCGGCTCGATGCGCATGGCATCGGCAACGGCGGCAGTCTCGGTCAGCATGTTCTCCGGCAGCGCGATCACCACGGGACCGGGGCGGCCCTGCATGGCGACGCGGAAGGCGCGCGCCACGAGCTCCGGAATGCGGTCGGGACGGTCGATCTCGACCGCCCATTTCGCCATGGAGCCGAACACGGCCTTGTAGTCGAGCTCCTGGAACGCCTCACGCTCGCGCATGCCGGTGTCGACCTGGCCGACGAACAGGATCATCGGCGTCGAATCCTGCATGGCGATATGGACGCCGTGGCTGGCATTGGTGGCGCCGGGGCCGCGGGTGACGAAGCAGATCCCGGGCCGCCCGGTGAGCTTGCCGTAGGCTTCCGCCATCATGGCAGCGCCGCCTTCGGCGCGGCAGATCACGACGTCAATCGGGCTGTCATGCAGCGCATCGAGGGCCGCCAGGTAGCTCTCACCGGGCACGCAGGTGACGCGGTCGACGCCTTGCGCGACGAGCTGATCGATCAGGATCTGGCCGCCGGTGCGGGTGTTGCGGATGGTCATGTCGGCTCCCTCAAGGCTCTGGCGATACGCCATTATTCGCCGAACTGGGTAAGACACGCCGACAGAGCGCGCAAGCGCCAAAGGCGATCATAGCCTGCGCAGGCGTCATGCCGGTCCGTGCCCCCTGCACGACAGGCTGCTCGCAATGACGGAGTATGACGCAACAGCATCGCTCTTCTCCATCTCGCTTGCAGACGCGCCTTCGCCTTCTCGCAGCGCCTTGCGCCCGAGTCTTGCGCTTCTCGTCACGCCCTCAATGAAAGGGCGCAGGGAAGGCCGGGCGCCGGCTGGCACCCGCTTGTCCGTCGTGCGATGAAAATGCACACGCAATGCACAACGGATGACAGGTGAAGCCGGAAACGTCCGGCCTTCCCTGCGCGATGTTTGACGGCGTATGGCGCGCTCTCCCGGGAGCCGACCTTTCCTTTGGCCTCCCTCGTCTCGCGGATTGACGGCGCGCCTTGCCCGGTTGGGCTCGGCGCACCTCCGCAAGGCTTGACTGTAGCAACGACAGCCAGGACCACGCGATTTGGCCGTACGCTTCAGCGCCGCTCGTCCGCACGCGGCCAGGACCTCACGGGGTTGATCCCGCCCTGCTCCCGCCTGTCGTGCACGACGCCGCCTGCGTCCACCGCTCCCCGATCCGCGGTTCGAAACGACGTACGACCGCCCCTTTCGCCGGATCGGGATGGACGACACATACGCCGAAACCGAATTTCGGTAAAGTAGAATATTTTTGACGCTGCGCTTGACAGAGGCCGACACAGGCACGCGTGCGCTGCCCAGACCGCATGCACTTGCGGCGGCTACCGAGCCGCGACGTTTTCGTCTACGATCCGGCCGAACTCAACGGGGACACCGGAATGCAGACCATCGGCCTGATCGGCGGCATGA from Bradyrhizobium sp. CCBAU 53351 includes the following:
- a CDS encoding IclR family transcriptional regulator is translated as MKRESRGIQSIEVGGELLRALARSGEPMMLRDLAREAGMTPAKAHPYLASFSRIGLIEQDETTGRYEIGALALELGLISLRRLSGVHIARPKIAALASQIGHAVSLAVWGTHGPTVVQLEEPAQPVHIVMRAGSVMALLETATGRAFAAFLPEKTINAALESGLDRHGVGYNPKRAVKGAKVAEMLTEVRKHGLARALGDPLPGVNAFSAPVFDHSGHVALVITAMGPEGTFDARWDSPIAHALRDCAGGISKRLGHGITAAAE
- a CDS encoding SDR family NAD(P)-dependent oxidoreductase, translating into MKLSGKVAAITGAARGIGKACAKRFLDDGVKVVISDVDAQGLAATAAELGRPDALRTVVGNVAKRADVDQLVATAVKEFGRLDIMVNNAGVARNRDILEISEEEFDEIIGINLKGAFFGVQAAAKQMIAQGGGGVIINMSSVNALLAIPALATYAMSKGGMKQLTSVAAVALAPHNIRVVAVGPGTILTDMVASSIYTSEEARKTVMSRTPAGRGGEPSEVASVVAFLASDDASYITGQTIYPDGGRLILNYTVPVKEK
- a CDS encoding aspartate/glutamate racemase family protein, whose amino-acid sequence is MTYPANSSSRIARGGKAIYGAPLGILMLEARFPRIPGDMGNGTTWPFPVLYRVVSGASPEKVVLKGAAGLLPDFIDAAKDLVRLGAEAITTNCGFLSLFQKEIAAAVGVPVATSSLMQVPWVQATLPPGKRVGLVTVSGSTLTPAHLEGAGVPLDTPLVGTENGKEFFRVLIKAEKDDMDIAQAERDVVEAGKQLVAKNPDVGAIVLECTNMPPYAAALQAEVGLPVYDIYSMITWFHAGLRPRVFA
- a CDS encoding thiamine pyrophosphate-binding protein, encoding MTIRNTRTGGQILIDQLVAQGVDRVTCVPGESYLAALDALHDSPIDVVICRAEGGAAMMAEAYGKLTGRPGICFVTRGPGATNASHGVHIAMQDSTPMILFVGQVDTGMREREAFQELDYKAVFGSMAKWAVEIDRPDRIPELVARAFRVAMQGRPGPVVIALPENMLTETAAVADAMRIEPAVSWPAPADLEKLGAMLAGAKAPLVILGGSRWTDEATKSIARFAERFDLPVATSFRRASLIDADHSHYAGDLGIGPSPGLKARIDNADVVLLIGGRMSEMPSSSYTLFDIPNPKQKLVHVHPGSEELGRVYQPDLAIQATPAAFAAAVETLKPAGAIAWKGEAAKAHADYLAWTDKARELPGTFQYGQVMTWLRDRLPKDAIVCNGAGNYAGWIHRHHRFHSFAAQLAPTSGSMGYGVPAAVLAKRQYPDRIVVAFAGDGCFLMNGQEFATAVQYDAPLIAIVVDNAQYGTIRMHQERDYPGRVVGTQLKNPDFAMYAKAFGGHGERVERTEEFAPAFERALASGKPSILHCIIDPRAISVGKDFTPAVKA
- a CDS encoding FAD-binding oxidoreductase encodes the protein MAPGRHVAIIGAGAVGVISAIEALREGHRVTLIDPGEPGGEQAASYGNAGWLSSHSVIPPAEPGIWKKVPGYLMDPLGPLAIRWSYLPKALPWLIKYLLSGWTAARVETTAFALRDLLKDAPLLHRKLAEEAGVPELIERNGVMHVFPSRGNFDNDLGWRLRRKVGVEWLELSADEMRQREPDLHSRYTFGVVVEEAGRCRDPGAYVAALANHATAGGAKHIRAKATGLRLDGDKLVAVVTETGEIPCDAAVVAAGARSKQLTASVGDFLPLETERGYHVMIENPETGPRSSMMASDAKMVVNWTNKGLRAAGTVEIAGLEAAPNWKRAEILRDHLLGMFPKLPKDIPASRIKTWFGHRPSMPDGRPCIGHARASRDIVYAFGHGHVGLVGSARTGRLVAQLLSGKPPEIPLLPFAPERFL